A genomic region of Phragmites australis chromosome 2, lpPhrAust1.1, whole genome shotgun sequence contains the following coding sequences:
- the LOC133892711 gene encoding uncharacterized protein LOC133892711, giving the protein MGSGKLDIFDAGRCADGYALGLAVGRRFSDVVRSRMRQDLVLQEQLLPFASTAQAQPLLAALQAANKERYPRYWDELVGTADGSGVPLLHVVLVNFRKEILPFIPKEGGHGREEEEEEEPDGDCSDVLIVSESTAIAAHNEDGNVALLSHTYLVKATLPAGLSFTAYTYAGELPSCAFGFNSNGVAFTLDSVPPVNDEIVAGAIARNFLSRDLLEARNLEDAMHRICSASVSVGHSYNLMDVRGRRIVNVETASGNRFAVHEAGAAPFFHANMYRHLQVKQVQDENSMSREKRAAQCSVDSKEKALSLLGDTADEKYPIFMTGPILYTLCTVLYDLDETTITIYRGNPKNGDIALVLPML; this is encoded by the exons ATGGGCAGCGGCAAGCTGGACATCTTCGACGCCGGCCGCTGCGCCGACGGGTACGCGCTGGGCCTCGCCGTGGGCCGCCGGTTCAGCGATGTTGTCAGGAGCAGGATGCGGCAGGACCTCGTCCTCCAGGAGCAGCTGCTGCCGTTCGCGTCGACGGCGCAGGCGCAGCCACTGCTCGCTGCCCTCCAGGCCGCCAACAAGGAGAGGTACCCGCGGTACTGGGACGAGCTGGTGGGCACGGCCGACGGCAGCGGGGTCCCGCTCCTCCAC GTCGTCCTGGTCAACTTCAGGAAGGAGATCCTGCCGTTCATTCCCAAGGAGGGTGGCCACGgccgggaagaggaagaggaagaggagcccGACGGCGACTGCTCTGACGTTCTAATCGTCAGCGAGTCGACGGCGATCGCCGCGCACAACGAGGACGGGAACGTCGCGCTGCTCAGTCACAC ATACCTGGTGAAGGCGACGCTGCCGGCCGGCCTGTCCTTCACCGCCTACACGTACGCCGGCGAGCTGCCGAGCTGCGCCTTCGGGTTCAACAGCAATGGAGTG GCTTTCACGCTGGACTCGGTTCCTCCGGTGAACGACGAGATCGTCGCGGGCGCCATTGCTCGGAACTTCTTGTCACGGGACCTGCTAGAAGCAAGGAACCTCGAGGATGCAATGCAC AGGATCTGTTCAGCGAGCGTTTCAGTCGGCCACAGCTACAACCTGATGGACGTCAGAGGACGGAGGATCGTGAACGTCGAGACCGCCTCCGGGAACCGGTTCGCGGTCCACGAGGCCGGCGCCGCACCGTTCTTCCACGCAAACATGTACCGCCATCTCCAAGTGAAGCAA GTACAGGACGAGAATTCCATGAGCAGAGAGAAGAGAGCGGCGCAGTGTTCAGTGGACTCCAAAGAGAAGGCACTTTCACTACTCGGAGATACAGCTGATGAGAAATACCCAATCTTTATGACAG GCCCAATATTGTACACTCTATGCACCGTCTTGTATGATCTCGATGAGACGACGATTACCATATACAGAGGAAATCCAAAGAATGGAGACATAGCTCTGGTTCTTCCTATGCTTTGA
- the LOC133892721 gene encoding aluminum-activated malate transporter 9-like yields the protein MNGKKGSIRIDICLPSNNVVPEGVKKPITAEVPSPRKWLSDVWEFARQDTNRVTFALKVGLACLLVSLLILFRAPYDIFGTNIIWSILTVAIMFEYTVGATFNRGFNRALGSLLAGGFAIVVIQVAMSSGHIAEPYIIGFSIFLIGAVTSFMKLWPSLVPYEYGFRVILFTYCLIIVSGYRMGNPIRTAMDRLYSIAIGALIAVLVNVLICPIWAGEQLHKELVNNFNSLADSLEECVKKYLSDDGSEHPDFSKTVMGDFLDEPAFRKCRATLNSSAKLDSLANSAKWEPPHGRFKHFFYPWAEYVKVGNVLRHCAYEVMALHGCVNSEIQAPYNLRCAFQSEILDATNQAAELLRSLAKDVNNMKWSLQTSLLKHVHVSTERLQHSIDLHSYLFTASNEDNSAKPQLKTSRVVSFNIKDFTKQSDQPESKVTGNATTKSVVPMQGESYHEMMKRQQRRLHSWPSREVDDFEDDGNVVSDMIPRMRALESTTALSLATFTSLLIEFVARLDHLVEAVEKLATMARFKQQIAN from the exons ATGAATGGAAAAAAGGGTAGTATAAGGATTGATATCTGCCTGCCATCGAACAATGTGGTGCCAGAAGGTGTAAAGAAACCAATCACTGCAGAAGTTCCCTCCCCCAGGAAGTGGCTAAGTGATGTCTGGGAATTTGCAAGGCAGGACACAAACAGGGTCACCTTTGCACTCAAGGTTGGCCTTGCTTGCCTCCTTGTGTCACTGCTCATACTCTTCCGTGCACCCTATGACATATTTGGGACTAACATCATCTGGTCCATCCTCACTGTTGCTATCATGTTCGAGTACACTGTTG GAGCAACTTTCAATCGCGGATTCAATCGGGCTCTCGGAAGTCTACTCGCTGGAGGATTTGCAATAGTCGTTATTCAAGTGGCTATGTCTAGTGGCCACATTGCAGAACCATATATCATTGGTTTCAGCATCTTTCTTATTG GAGCTGTAACATCCTTTATGAAGCTATGGCCGTCACTAGTTCCATATGAGTATGGTTTTCGAGTTATCCTATTCACCTACTGCCTGATCATTGTATCTGGCTACCGCATGGGAAACCCCATCAGGACTGCAATGGACAGACTCTACTCGATTGCAATTGGAGCGCTCATCGCTGTTCTTGTAAATGTTCTTATTTGCCCAATCTGGGCAGGGGAACAGCTACACAAGGAGCTAGTTAACAACTTCAACTCTCTGGCAGACTCCTTAGAAG AGTGCGTAAAAAAATACCTAAGTGACGATGGTTCCGAACATCCAGACTTCTCCAAGACTGTTATGGGTGACTTCCTCGACGAACCGGCATTCAGGAAGTGCCGAGCTACCTTAAATTCGTCAGCAAAACTTGACTCTCTG GCAAACTCTGCAAAATGGGAGCCACCACATGGGAGATTCAAGCACTTCTTCTACCCATGGGCGGAGTACGTGAAGGTTGGCAATGTTCTTCGGCACTGTGCCTACGAGGTGATGGCTTTGCATGGTTGCGTGAACTCAGAGATTCAG GCCCCATACAACCTAAGGTGTGCCTTCCAGTCTGAAATCTTAGATGCCACAAATCAAGCTGCAGAGCTGTTACGCAGTCTAGCAAAAGATGTGAACAACATGAAGTGGAGCCTTCAGACTAGCCTACTAAAGCATGTCCATGTCTCAACCGAGCGCCTGCAACACTCAATTGACTTGCACTCATACCTCTTTACAGCAAGTAATGAAGACAATTCTGCCAAGCCACAGTTGAAAACCTCCAGGGTTGTCTCTTTTAACATCAAGGACTTCACCAAACAATCTGACCAGCCAGAAAGCAAGGTAACTGGAAATGCAACTACAAAATCAGTGGTGCCAATGCAAGGTGAATCCTACCATGAGATGATGAAAAGGCAGCAGAGGAGACTGCATTCATGGCCTTCTAGGGAGGTCGATGATTTTGAAGATGATGGAAATGTCGTCTCGGATATGATACCAAGGATGCGTGCACTCGAAAGTACCACAGCTCTATCCCTTGCGACATTTACATCGCTACTGATCGAATTTGTTGCTAGGCTAGATCATTTGGTCGAAGCTGTTGAGAAGCTCGCAACGATGGCCAGGTTCAAGCAGCAGATAGCAAACTAA